TTGAACCACTGTTGCCCATGCTGTGGAATCAGGGCGATCCCTATAACTTGCTCTGCCCCCGTTATTACAATGAGGATGGTACCCTTGGCGGACTTAGTGCCACAGGCTGTGTGGCTACGGCATTGGCTCAGGTAGTTGGCTATTACCGCTGGCCTGAGAAACTGAAGCGCACTATTCCCGGATATGTTCAGAAATACAGCACCTCACAGGGTGAAAAGTCGGTACGTATCAATAGCATTCCTGCCGGTTCGGTGATTGACTGGGACAACATCCTGAATAACTATTACGGTTCAGAGACAGAGGCACAGAAAACGGCTATTGCCCAGCTGATGTACTGGGTGGGCGTTGACTGCAAGATGAGTTATGGCGCCTCTTCGGCATCTGGCTATTCAGAAGGCGTTGACGGACTGATTAACTATTTCGATTTCGATGACGGTACCCATGTGGAGAAACGTGGTAACTATACGCTGCAAGGTTGGACTGACCTCGTGTATAATGAGATAGCAACGGGACATCCTGTACCTTTTGGCGGTCAGAACTCTGGCGGCGGTCATGCTTTTGTACTTGACGGCTATGATGTGTCGGGATTGTACCATGTGAACTGGGGATGGGGAGGAATGGCCAATGGCTATTTCCGTATTGATATTCTCGATCCAGACAATACCAGTGGTATCGGTGCCAGTCAGACTCCTGGCGGATATAACATGGGACAGGACTGTATTATCGGTATGAAGCGCCCTGACGGAGTGAAAGATACGCCTCCTTCAAGATATAAACTGAGTGCTAACGACTGGCAGATACGTGGTACTGACAGATTCTTTGCCAACTACGTGAACTGGTCGGGTATATCGGCTTCCTGGAACTACGGTATCGGCTATAAAGATGAGAATGGCGAACTGAAAGTGGTGGGCAACTATAGCACATCGCAAATCAGTCCCAACTACTATGTGGGAATGGAGTTTGCCGTTCGCGGACTGTCAAAGGGTGTCTATAGGATTGTACCTATCAGCAAACGCTCGACTGACGCCAAATGGAATACTGACGTATGTCCTGATCTGAACTATATTTATACTGAAGTGAATGAAGCCGGACAGGTAGTGAAGATGGAAATCCGTCCCACAGATAATATAGAAATGACTACTATCAGCTTCCCCGGTAATCATAAGCGTGGAGACAACCAGACTGTTTCAGCCACCTTCCACAATAACGGTGAAGACGAATTTTTCAAGGAAATACATCTGTTTGCAAGTCAGACCAATGACAAAGGCTCGGCTATCTGCCGTACAGCTATTGCGGTGAGACCAGGGTCTGAGGAAACAATAGGACTGGTGTTCAAACCAGAACAGAATGGCACCTGGAATATATGGCTGGCTACTGATAACAGAGGTGATAATGTGGTAGGACAGGGAACCCTGGAGGTAACAGAGACAGGCGTGGCTCCGAACCAGAACCTGCGCTATCTGAGTCATACCGTGACTAACAAGTCAAACAATATGATCTATGGCAACCGTATGCAAGGTGTCGTAACTGTGCAGAACCAAGGCACTGAACCTTATAACGGAACATTGAAGCTGACTATCTGGAAACTGAATGGCGGCTACTATTGGAGCGATAAGAGCGCAACGGTTTCTATCAGCGTAGAGCCGAATAAAACAGGAAAGGCTACCTACAATTTCGAAAACCTTGAACTGAATGCTACATACGCAGTAAATTTCAGCTACGGACAAGGTGGAGAGATTAATAATGGCGGATTGAAAGATATGGGACGTACACAGGCCGGCATCGTTTACTGGCAGTCAAACCAAACCTTGATGGGGATGGGCGCATCGGCTACAGTAACTACTCCTTCTGGTGCTGTGGCTATCGATATGACGGGACTGACAAATACCATAAAGACGGTTCGTCCGAACTCAAACAAGAATACTCTCTATATCTTTGGCGTCAACGACCAGATTCCTGAAGGACTGGAAGAATGTAACGTGGTGAAAGGCAGCAAGGCTGAACATATCACCATGAAGGACTCGGCGAATTTCTTCTCACCAGTGGCATTTACTGCAGGTGAAGTGAACTATATCCGTACGTTTGCAAAGGACTCATGGGAGACGATAGCCTTGCCGTTTGCTCCACAGCAGTTGCCTGAGAATACTGTTGTGAAATCGTTCTCAGCACTGGAGAGTGACGATACCGCAGTGTTTACCGCTGTTGAGGAGATGGAACGTAACGTTCCTTATCTGATAAAGGTGAAAGACGGCGGACAGCAGCAACTCAAGGCATCGGATGTACTGATAGCATCAACCACGGCAGCTCCAATCAAGATTGGAGTTGATGACTTCTGGTTCTGTGGCAACACGTTGTTTACTTCTTTGACCAAGGTGCTGAAAATGAACGATGATGCTACGGCATTCGAACCTGTCAGCTCGTTGCGCCTGACTCCTTTCCGCGCTTATTTCCTCG
The sequence above is a segment of the Prevotella sp. E9-3 genome. Coding sequences within it:
- a CDS encoding C10 family peptidase → MTKKTILTSLALLFTMGVTANPISRQQARQQAAQFVTERGKVLAEQSFHRAAKRAAATEQENDYYYVFNTENNRGYVIVSGDDRTASVLGYVDQGSFDENTIPDGLRWMLQCYREQMDQLDGVFSAHAAKRAAAANEQKLYSRPTRHNIEPLLPMLWNQGDPYNLLCPRYYNEDGTLGGLSATGCVATALAQVVGYYRWPEKLKRTIPGYVQKYSTSQGEKSVRINSIPAGSVIDWDNILNNYYGSETEAQKTAIAQLMYWVGVDCKMSYGASSASGYSEGVDGLINYFDFDDGTHVEKRGNYTLQGWTDLVYNEIATGHPVPFGGQNSGGGHAFVLDGYDVSGLYHVNWGWGGMANGYFRIDILDPDNTSGIGASQTPGGYNMGQDCIIGMKRPDGVKDTPPSRYKLSANDWQIRGTDRFFANYVNWSGISASWNYGIGYKDENGELKVVGNYSTSQISPNYYVGMEFAVRGLSKGVYRIVPISKRSTDAKWNTDVCPDLNYIYTEVNEAGQVVKMEIRPTDNIEMTTISFPGNHKRGDNQTVSATFHNNGEDEFFKEIHLFASQTNDKGSAICRTAIAVRPGSEETIGLVFKPEQNGTWNIWLATDNRGDNVVGQGTLEVTETGVAPNQNLRYLSHTVTNKSNNMIYGNRMQGVVTVQNQGTEPYNGTLKLTIWKLNGGYYWSDKSATVSISVEPNKTGKATYNFENLELNATYAVNFSYGQGGEINNGGLKDMGRTQAGIVYWQSNQTLMGMGASATVTTPSGAVAIDMTGLTNTIKTVRPNSNKNTLYIFGVNDQIPEGLEECNVVKGSKAEHITMKDSANFFSPVAFTAGEVNYIRTFAKDSWETIALPFAPQQLPENTVVKSFSALESDDTAVFTAVEEMERNVPYLIKVKDGGQQQLKASDVLIASTTAAPIKIGVDDFWFCGNTLFTSLTKVLKMNDDATAFEPVSSLRLTPFRAYFLAPENVEKIEIGGGDIDGIEMVKHNQMENGIVYDLQGHQVKNPKRGLYIMNGKKIVK